From Triticum aestivum cultivar Chinese Spring chromosome 4A, IWGSC CS RefSeq v2.1, whole genome shotgun sequence, a single genomic window includes:
- the LOC123087108 gene encoding HMG-Y-related protein A gives MATSSGDQSSPRAASDLAVLPSYPEMIVEAIASLREPNGSSQAAIARRIEAARGAGGDLPPSHPALVAAHLSRMSAAAELVAVAGGKYALPPPPPPSRSPVEEDDMEAEMEEEEEEDDESSDDAPLLLPPPPPAKRGRGRPPKVRPPGHYPGGAPAAIGAPPSDGLAVVAVATAPRRRGRPPKPRDPDAPPKIPRPRGRPRKNPLPDGMVPVPRPGPTTAKPRPQFAEVGFV, from the exons ATGGCCACCTCCAGCGGCGACCAGTCGTCGCCCCGCGCGGCCTCCGACCTCGCCGTCCTCCCCTCCTACCCCGAG ATGATCGTGGAGGCCATCGCGTCGCTCCGGGAGCCCAACGGCTCCAGCCAGGCCGCCATCGCGCGCCGCATCGAGGCGGCCCGCGGCGCCGGCGGCGACCTCCCGCCGTCCCACCCCGCGCTCGTCGCGGCGCACCTCTCCCGCAtgtccgccgccgccgagctcgtcgccgtcgccggggGCAAGTACGCGctccccccgccgcccccgccctcgAGGTCCCCCGTCGAGGAGGACGACATGGAggcggagatggaggaggaggaagaggaggacgacgaATCCTCCGACGacgcgccgctgctgctgccgccccCGCCTCCCGCCAAGCGCGGCCGCGGCCGGCCCCCGAAGGTGCGCCCGCCAGGCCACTACCCCGGGGGGGCCCCCGCCGCCATCGGCGCCCCTCCTAGCGACGGACtagccgtcgtcgccgtcgccaccgcgccgcgccggcggggccgcccgcccaagccgcGGGACCCGGACGCGCCGCCCAAGATCCCGCGACCGCGCGGCCGGCCGCGCAAGAACCCGCTCCCGGACGGCATGGTGCCGGTCCCGCGGCCCGGCCCCACCACGGCCAAGCCGCGCCCGCAGTTCGCCGAGGTCGGCTTCGTGTGA